The Thermoplasmatales archaeon DNA window TTTAGTTAAAAGATTGGAGGTTATTATTGTAAGAGGAAATCATGATAATTTTATAAAAACAATTGCAAAAAAATTCAATGTGGAAGTTAGGGATGAATATGAATATGGAGGAATAAAATTTATTCATGGGCATAAAAAAGCGATTGGTGAAAGAATAGTTATAGGGCATGAGCATCCATCTCTATATTTAAGAGATAAAGTAGGTGTTGTCGCAAGATTACCTTGCTTTTTAGTTAGCAAAGAAATAGTTGTCCTTCCTGCAATGAGCCCGCTGGCGAGCGGGACGGATGTTTCATCTGCATTAAATTTTGAATACCTTTCTCCCTTATTAAACGATTATGATGTTGATAAAATGGAAATTTATGCAATAAGTGATGAATTGCTACCTTTCTTTACAGTAGGGGAAATAAGAAGAATAATCTAAAACGGGGTTGTCGATTAATCAAAAAATTAATGTACCCAAATTAGATTACTATTAAAGGGGATGGGAAAATGAAGAAAGAAGGTTATTGGAAGAAATATAACAAAAAATTTAGTGATTTTGATGTTAAG harbors:
- a CDS encoding metallophosphoesterase, whose protein sequence is MYEIKKYGLKINNLYSILIDNIAVFSDLHIGYEGVLKMEGAMIPKYQKKIIKNRIEEIIKRYSPDKIIINGDFKHEFGRNLRQEWNEVSELLDFLVKRLEVIIVRGNHDNFIKTIAKKFNVEVRDEYEYGGIKFIHGHKKAIGERIVIGHEHPSLYLRDKVGVVARLPCFLVSKEIVVLPAMSPLASGTDVSSALNFEYLSPLLNDYDVDKMEIYAISDELLPFFTVGEIRRII